The Spirosoma sp. SC4-14 DNA window GTAGTGAAACGAATTGATAAGCTAGCTCATTTGAGCTGGCTTATTTTGCAATCAGACCCTTCAGACCCGGAATCTGATAAATGGCCAGTGTTTGAATAACGGCCCATATAATGCCGCTTATAAGCATATAAAGCAGCAGTTGCCCCCGACTGACCCGAAATGAAACGGCCAGAACCGTTCCGCCAATGGGTGTTAAAATAAGTGGAGTGAGCAAAGCGATGCCCATCAGGCCAAAGCGTTTCCAGACCCGAATGGCCAGCCGGGTGCGGCTGGTGAATCGTTTGGGGCGTTGTTTTCTGAACCGGTCTACGAGTGCCTGTATAGCTGCTCCCGCGTATGTAATTGCTACTACGCTGAGCATCATACCAATTGTTGTACAAATAGCTGTTTCAAACCAGGAAAGCCCCAGAGTTGCTCCTGTTAATGGCCCGCCAATAAATTTTACTGTGCTGGCTATGACAACCGAAACGTATTTGGCAAAGTGCATAAAAACAAATCTGTCTTGAAACAACGCCTTAAAAGTAGCTGTTGTTTGTGATATGCCGCTTATAAAATCAGCCTATTCGGGTTCCCCTGCTTATCTCTACAATGGGCACCTGCAAACTATTGTTCCAAGTCTGACACGCAAAGTTGTGGGGGTTACCTACGAACGCGAACGGTTGCTGCTTTCGGATGGAGATTTCCTGGATCTGGACTGGGTCGATGGCGGCCAAAAACGGTTGGTCATTCTGACTCATGGACTGGAGGGCGATAGCCGACGGCAGTACATATTGGGTGCAGCCCGCCTGTTTTCTTCACATGGATATGATGTACTGGCCTGGAACTGCCGCTCGTGTAGTGGCGAAATGAATCGAGCATTCCGGCTCTATAATCATGGTGAAATTGGCGATATTGCTGAAGTTATAAACCATGCTTTGGGCATCAGACACTACCAGGAGGTTGTTCTGGTAGGCTATAGTATGGGCGGAAACATTATTCTGAAATACCTTGGCGTTCATGGCCGCACTGCGCCTGATGTTATCAAACGAGGCATTGCTGTTTCATCGCCGACGGATTTGGGCGCTAGTGCCTTACTGCTGGACCGACCAGCTAATCGCTTCTACCGGAATCGGTTCATGAAAAAGCTCGTAAAGAAGCTACATCATAAAGCAAACCATTTTCCCGGACGGTTGAATATGGGCCAACTGAAACAGGTGAAATACTGGCGCGATTTTGATGATTTTTTTTCGGCACCCGTTAATGGCTATCGTGATGCCCGTGATTTTTATGATCAGGCTTCGGCTGTTAATTTTATGCCCGGAATAGTCGTGCCAACGCTCTTGCTCAATGCGCAGAATGATCCACTGTTATCGCCAGAATGTTCGCCGGGCTGGCTAGCCAAAAGCCATCCGGCTGTGTTTCTGGAAACACCGGCCGTTGGCGGTCATGTGGGATTTCTGGTTTCCAGGGATTTGCACACCTATGCCGAACGGCGAGCATTAGCCTTTGCACAACAACTTTTTTAATCAATAGCTTGTATGAAAATCGTTTATACCGACGCCTTTACTCTTAATCCCGGCGATCTTGACTGGGCACCTATTCAGGCGCTTGGCGATGTTACGTTTTATGACCGCACTAGCCCCGACGAATTGATTGAGCGCGTCAAAGATGCTGATGCACTATTGGTTAATAAAGTAAAGCTAACCCGCGACACACTGAACCAATTGCCTAAGCTTAAATACATTGGTGTAACGGCTACCGGTTATGATGTTATCGATATTGAAGCCGCTCACGAAAAAGGTATCGTCGTAACCAATGTTCGGGGCTATAGCTCCGATTCTGTTGCGCAGCTAACGTTTGCGTTGCTGCTCGAATTGGTCATGCACGTTGGCATTCACGACACCAGTGTTCATGCTGAAGAGTGGACGTTGTCGGCCGATTTTAGTTATTCCCGAAGCCCACTGATAGAACTGGCCGGAAAAACGCTTGGGCTTGTGGGCTATGGCGATATTGGTCGTCGGGTAGCTGATATTGGCCGGGCATTTGGCATGACCGTACTGGTAAATCGTCGGCATCCGGGCCAGTCGATTGAGTTGGGCGTAAAATTTGTGGATCAGCAGACTTTATTTTCTGAAAGTGATGTGGTGTCGCTCCACTGTCCGGCCACGCCTGGCACAATTGGATTCGTTAACCGCGATTTGCTGGCCAGCATGAAATCGACAGCTTACCTCATCAATACAAGTCGGGGAAGCCTGCTGAACGAAGCCGATGTAGCTAATGCTCTCAACGAAGGAACCATTGCCGGTGCCGGGCTGGATGTACTTTCGGTTGAGCCTCCCCGCGCCGACAATCCACTGCTATCGGCCAGAAACTGCATTATTACCCCCCATATTGCC harbors:
- a CDS encoding alpha/beta fold hydrolase encodes the protein MPLIKSAYSGSPAYLYNGHLQTIVPSLTRKVVGVTYERERLLLSDGDFLDLDWVDGGQKRLVILTHGLEGDSRRQYILGAARLFSSHGYDVLAWNCRSCSGEMNRAFRLYNHGEIGDIAEVINHALGIRHYQEVVLVGYSMGGNIILKYLGVHGRTAPDVIKRGIAVSSPTDLGASALLLDRPANRFYRNRFMKKLVKKLHHKANHFPGRLNMGQLKQVKYWRDFDDFFSAPVNGYRDARDFYDQASAVNFMPGIVVPTLLLNAQNDPLLSPECSPGWLAKSHPAVFLETPAVGGHVGFLVSRDLHTYAERRALAFAQQLF
- a CDS encoding D-2-hydroxyacid dehydrogenase, yielding MKIVYTDAFTLNPGDLDWAPIQALGDVTFYDRTSPDELIERVKDADALLVNKVKLTRDTLNQLPKLKYIGVTATGYDVIDIEAAHEKGIVVTNVRGYSSDSVAQLTFALLLELVMHVGIHDTSVHAEEWTLSADFSYSRSPLIELAGKTLGLVGYGDIGRRVADIGRAFGMTVLVNRRHPGQSIELGVKFVDQQTLFSESDVVSLHCPATPGTIGFVNRDLLASMKSTAYLINTSRGSLLNEADVANALNEGTIAGAGLDVLSVEPPRADNPLLSARNCIITPHIAWASYEARKRLMDLVADNLQAFVNGKPKNVI